A region of Salvelinus alpinus chromosome 24, SLU_Salpinus.1, whole genome shotgun sequence DNA encodes the following proteins:
- the LOC139552418 gene encoding germ cell-less protein-like 1: MGTQGSRLQASSQDPEEAVETTCASGKHGCDCRKRKRTAHCDCDSEPDEEDALLDTPRRKKLKSTSKYIYQTLFLNGENSDIRICALGQEWNLHKVYLCQSGYFSSMFSGSWKESNMMVIPLEIPDQNIDTEALQVVFGSLYRDDVLIKPSRVVSILAAACMLQLDGLIQQCGETMKENVGVKTVCVYYSFASIYGLDSVMKKCLEWLLNNLMTHQNVDLMKELGVDVIELLIQSSDLFVMQVEMDVYTALKKWMFLQLNPSWDGPIKQLLADADAWLCKRRTEIGEEEPFLKAEDGAPFTPVFRHVRLQYIINDLASAHILERDNILPPDWLTSVYKSQWFAMLRTEHDNDNGPQDANKEEFESSSMRCGRKLTKDGDYCWRWTGFNFGFDLLVTFTNRFIVFKRNTLSQPCGGAVSMQPRRHLAYRLRLASFDNSGKLVCSRSTGYQLLTLEKDQEYVGMNLDSRLLSFPLYVCCNFQYTSPHMDRCPDSPEPESSARSVS; the protein is encoded by the exons ATGGGCACCCAGGGCAGCCGGTTACAGGCCTCGTCCCAGGATCCTGAGGAAGCAGTTGAGACTACATGTGCCAGTGGCAAGCATGGATGTGATTGCAGAAAGAGGAAACGGACTGCACACTGCGACTGCGACAGTGAGCCCGATGAGGAAGATGCCTTATTGGACACACCACGGAG GAAGAAGCTGAAAAGCACATCTAAGTACATCTATCAGACCTTGTTCCTGAACGGGGAGAACAGTGACATCCGCATCTGTGCCCTGGGGCAGGAGTGGAACCTGCACAAAGTGTACCTGTGCCAG TCAGGGTATTTCTCCAGTATGTTCAGTGGCTCCTGGAAGGAGTCCAACATGATGGTCATTCCGTTAGAGATCCCAGACCAGAACATTGACACAGAGG ctctgcAGGTAGTGTTTGGATCTCTGTACCGGGATGATGTTCTGATCAAGCCCAGCAGGGTCGTCAGTATCCTAGCAGCAGCTTGTATGCTCCAACTG GATGGTCTGATCCAGCAGTGTGGTGAGACCATGAAGGAGAACGTTGGTGTCAAGACTGTGTGTGTCTACTACTCATTTGCCAGCATCTATGGCCTTGACTCTGTCATGAAGAA GTGTCTGGAATGGCTCCTCAATAACCTCATGACCCATCAGAATGTTGACCTCATGAAGGAGCTGGG AGTGGATGTGATCGAACTGCTGATCCAGTCGTCTGACCTATTCGTCATGCAGGTGGAGATGGACGTCTACACCGCTCTGAAAAAG tgGATGTTCCTGCAGCTCAATCCATCCTGGGACGGTCCCATCAAGCAGCTGCTGGCTGATGCCGACGCCTGGCTTTGCAAACGCAGGACTG AGATTGGAGAGGAGGAGCCCTTCTTAAAAGCAGAGGACGGCGCCCCCTTTACTCCTGTCTTCAGACATGTGCGCCTTCAGTACATCATCAATGACTTGGCTTCCGCACACATCCTGGAGAGAGACAATATTCTCCCACCCG ATTGGCTGACCTCCGTGTACAAGAGCCAGTGGTTTGCCATGCTACGGACGGAGCACGACAATGACAATGG CCCACAGGATGCCAACAAGGAGGAGTTTGAGTCAAGTAGTATGCGATGTGGCAGGAAACTGACCAAAGATGGTGAT TACTGTTGGCGTTGGACAGGCTTCAACTTTGGCTTTGACCTGCTGGTGACCTTCACCAACCGCTTCATAGTGTTCAAGAGGAATACACTGAGCCAGCCATGTGGGGGAGCTGTGAGTATGCAGCCTCGGAGGCATCTAGCATACCG gtTACGCCTGGCCTCCTTTGATAACAGTGGTAAGCTGGTGTGTAGTCGATCCACTGGTTACCAGCTACTCACCCTGGAGAAAGACCAG GAGTATGTGGGGATGAACCTGGACAGTCGGCTGTTGTCCTTCCCCCTCTACGTGTGCTGTAACTTCCAGTACACATCTCCTCATATGGACCGCTGTCCTGATTCCCCTGAACCAGAGAGCAGCGCCCGCAGTGTATCCTGA
- the ggcx gene encoding vitamin K-dependent gamma-carboxylase isoform X1, with protein sequence MEAGACDNANAGAPFIEQSSEQGDLSGSSDEGEGTMDKETVPAVETESMMKRLFGFEKEDLSWHRLVCLLNRPTDPASLGIFRFLFGMIMAIDITQERGLSHLDYKYLDGAPVCRFPLFSFLQPLPLDYMYLVYVVMLFGAVGIMLGCFYRLSCLMFISTYWYIFFLDKTAWNNHSYLYGLIGFQLTFMDANRYWSIDGLRNPQKKNSQVPLWNYTLLRFQIFIVYFIAGIKKLDADWVEGYSMSYLAHHWLFDPFRMILPNEMVSLLVVHGGGLCLDLSAGYLLFFDATRPFGIFFVSYFHCMNSQLFSIGMFAYTMLATSPLFCYPDWPRHFFARFPEILRPVLPLTSPPPQPSTSCVYPVTQHTSTGLQDLSPAPKASKTRFKHKLATLFTILYLAEQLFLPYSHFITQGYNNWTNGLYGYSWDMMVHSRSHQHVKITYKDGKTGDVGYLNPGVFTQSRRWKDHGDMLKQYATCLSRHLPHYNISDPEIYFDIWVSINERFQQRIFDPRVNIVKADWSPFRPNPWLMPLLVDLSPWRTKFQEIEGSLDNQTEIVFIADFPGLLLENYVSEDLGNTSVQVLQGQLNVEIVDEKKNYTLQPGEQKQLPAGAYHKVYTVSEGPSCYMYIYVNTTEAALQRNFTKLFELQERVRNGTETEPLPPELQSLITGENEGSEANVMDPVVQLFLRRQRRMKEVKKRREANVCERLNRFTVKKYYMLRRAFLMTAIAMRNLAVGLPPLEQLTREVAFANMKEPETEASQDLKDEVGHDEL encoded by the exons ATGGAGGCAGGGGCGTGCGACAATGCTAATGCAG GTGCTCCTTTCATTGAGCAGTCCTCAGAACAGGGAGACTTGTCTGGGAGCAGTGATGAGGGGGAAGGCACCATGGACAAGGAGACAGTACCGGCAGTGGAGACTGAGAGCATGATGAAACGGCTGTTTGGGTTTGAGAAGGAGGACCTGTCCTGGCATCGCTTGGTGTGTCTCCTAAACCGCCCCACCGACCCTGCTTCTCTGGGCATTTTCCGCTTCCTGTTTG GCATGATAATGGCTATAGACATTACACAGGAGCGAGGCCTTAGCCACCTGGACTACAAGTACCTGGATGGGGCTCCCGTGTGCCGCTTCCCTCTCTTCAGCTTCCTGCAGCCGCTGCCTCTTGATTATATGTACCTGGTCTATGTGGTGATGCTCTTTG GTGCTGTGGGAATCATGTTGGGCTGTTTCTACCGCCTCTCCTGTCTCATGTTCATATCCACCTACTGGTACATCTTCTTCTTGGACAAAACAGCATGGAACAACCACTCTTACCTCTACGGACTCATTGGCTTCCAGCTCACATTCATGGACGCCAACAGATACTG GTCAATAGATGGATTACGTAATCCCCAAAAAAAGAATTCCCAAGTGCCACTTTGGAACTACACTCTTCTGAGGTTTCAG ATTTTCATAGTATACTTCATTGCTGGAATCAAGAAACTGGATGCAGACTGGGTAGAGGGATATTCCATGTCGTACTTGGCACACCATTGGCTTTTTGACCCTTTCAG GATGATTCTGCCTAATGAAATGGTGAGTCTGCTGGTGGTTCATGGAGGTGGTCTTTGTCTGGACCTGTCTGCCGGCTATCTGCTGTTTTTTGATGCCACACGCCCTTTTGGCATTTTCTTTGTCAGCTACTTCCACTGCATGAACTCTCAACTCTTCAGCATCG GTATGTTTGCCTACACTATGCTGGCCACGAGTCCTCTCTTCTGCTACCCCGACTGGCCCAGGCACTTCTTTGCCCGCTTCCCGGAGATCCTCAGGCCCGTGCTGCCGCTCACGTCTCCTCCCCCACAGCCCAGCACCTCCTGTGTTTACCCAGTGACCCAGCACACATCTACGGGACTACAGGACTTGTCCCCTGCCCCCAAGGCCTCCAAAACACGGTTTAAACACAAGCTGGCAACCCTGTTCACCATTCTGTACCTGGCTGAACAGTTGTTCCTGCCTTACTCTCACTTCATCACACAG GGCTATAACAACTGGACCAATGGCCTTTATGGGTACTCCTGGGATATGATGGTTCACTCCCGATCCCACCAGCATGTCAAGATCACCTACAAAGATGGAAAAACAGGAGATGTCGGATACCTCAACCCTGGG GTGTTCACTCAGAGTCGGCGGTGGAAGGACCATGGGGACATGCTGAAGCAGTACGCCACCTGCCTGAGCCGCCACCTGCCTCACTACAACATCTCTGATCCAGAGATCTACTTTGACATCTGGGTGTCCATCAATGAACGCTTCCAACAACG TATCTTTGACCCCCGTGTGAACATTGTGAAGGCAGACTGGTCACCATTCCGTCCAAATCCCTGGCTCATGCCTCTGCTGGTGGACCTCTCTCCCTGGAGGACCAAGTTCCAGGAGATCGAGGGCTCGTTGGACAACCAGACAGAGATAGTCTTCATCGCAGACTTCCCAG GTCTTCTTCTAGAGAACTATGTCAGTGAGGACCTGGGCAACACCAGTGTTCAGGTACTGCAGGGCCAGCTGAATGTTGAGATAGTGGATGAGAAGAAGAACTACACGCTCCAACCTGGAGAGCAGAAGCAG cTTCCTGCTGGGGCCTACCATAAGGTGTACACAGTGTCTGAGGGGCCGTCCTGCTACATGTACATCTACGTCAACACCACAGAGGCAGCGCTACAGAGGAACTTCACTAAGCTGTTTGAACTGCAGGAGCGGGTCCGCAACGGAACAG AAACGGAACCCCTCCCTCCAGAGCTCCAGTCGCTCATCACTGGAGAAAATGAGGGGTCAGAAGCCAATGTGATGGATCCCGTTGTTCAGCTATTCCTACGGCGACAGCGGAGGATGAAAGAAGTAAAGAAGCGCAGAGAAGCCAATGTATGCGAAAGGCTGAACCGGTTTACTGTGAAAAAGTACTACATGTTGCGTCGAGC GTTCCTGATGACAGCCATTGCAATGCGTAATCTGGCGGTGGGCCTCCCTCCTCTGGAGCAGCTGACCAGGGAAGTGGCCTTCGCGAACATGAAGGAACCAGAGACTGAGGCCAGCCAGGACCTCAAGGATGAAGTCGGCCACGATGAGCTTTAG
- the ggcx gene encoding vitamin K-dependent gamma-carboxylase isoform X2: protein MDKETVPAVETESMMKRLFGFEKEDLSWHRLVCLLNRPTDPASLGIFRFLFGMIMAIDITQERGLSHLDYKYLDGAPVCRFPLFSFLQPLPLDYMYLVYVVMLFGAVGIMLGCFYRLSCLMFISTYWYIFFLDKTAWNNHSYLYGLIGFQLTFMDANRYWSIDGLRNPQKKNSQVPLWNYTLLRFQIFIVYFIAGIKKLDADWVEGYSMSYLAHHWLFDPFRMILPNEMVSLLVVHGGGLCLDLSAGYLLFFDATRPFGIFFVSYFHCMNSQLFSIGMFAYTMLATSPLFCYPDWPRHFFARFPEILRPVLPLTSPPPQPSTSCVYPVTQHTSTGLQDLSPAPKASKTRFKHKLATLFTILYLAEQLFLPYSHFITQGYNNWTNGLYGYSWDMMVHSRSHQHVKITYKDGKTGDVGYLNPGVFTQSRRWKDHGDMLKQYATCLSRHLPHYNISDPEIYFDIWVSINERFQQRIFDPRVNIVKADWSPFRPNPWLMPLLVDLSPWRTKFQEIEGSLDNQTEIVFIADFPGLLLENYVSEDLGNTSVQVLQGQLNVEIVDEKKNYTLQPGEQKQLPAGAYHKVYTVSEGPSCYMYIYVNTTEAALQRNFTKLFELQERVRNGTETEPLPPELQSLITGENEGSEANVMDPVVQLFLRRQRRMKEVKKRREANVCERLNRFTVKKYYMLRRAFLMTAIAMRNLAVGLPPLEQLTREVAFANMKEPETEASQDLKDEVGHDEL, encoded by the exons ATGGACAAGGAGACAGTACCGGCAGTGGAGACTGAGAGCATGATGAAACGGCTGTTTGGGTTTGAGAAGGAGGACCTGTCCTGGCATCGCTTGGTGTGTCTCCTAAACCGCCCCACCGACCCTGCTTCTCTGGGCATTTTCCGCTTCCTGTTTG GCATGATAATGGCTATAGACATTACACAGGAGCGAGGCCTTAGCCACCTGGACTACAAGTACCTGGATGGGGCTCCCGTGTGCCGCTTCCCTCTCTTCAGCTTCCTGCAGCCGCTGCCTCTTGATTATATGTACCTGGTCTATGTGGTGATGCTCTTTG GTGCTGTGGGAATCATGTTGGGCTGTTTCTACCGCCTCTCCTGTCTCATGTTCATATCCACCTACTGGTACATCTTCTTCTTGGACAAAACAGCATGGAACAACCACTCTTACCTCTACGGACTCATTGGCTTCCAGCTCACATTCATGGACGCCAACAGATACTG GTCAATAGATGGATTACGTAATCCCCAAAAAAAGAATTCCCAAGTGCCACTTTGGAACTACACTCTTCTGAGGTTTCAG ATTTTCATAGTATACTTCATTGCTGGAATCAAGAAACTGGATGCAGACTGGGTAGAGGGATATTCCATGTCGTACTTGGCACACCATTGGCTTTTTGACCCTTTCAG GATGATTCTGCCTAATGAAATGGTGAGTCTGCTGGTGGTTCATGGAGGTGGTCTTTGTCTGGACCTGTCTGCCGGCTATCTGCTGTTTTTTGATGCCACACGCCCTTTTGGCATTTTCTTTGTCAGCTACTTCCACTGCATGAACTCTCAACTCTTCAGCATCG GTATGTTTGCCTACACTATGCTGGCCACGAGTCCTCTCTTCTGCTACCCCGACTGGCCCAGGCACTTCTTTGCCCGCTTCCCGGAGATCCTCAGGCCCGTGCTGCCGCTCACGTCTCCTCCCCCACAGCCCAGCACCTCCTGTGTTTACCCAGTGACCCAGCACACATCTACGGGACTACAGGACTTGTCCCCTGCCCCCAAGGCCTCCAAAACACGGTTTAAACACAAGCTGGCAACCCTGTTCACCATTCTGTACCTGGCTGAACAGTTGTTCCTGCCTTACTCTCACTTCATCACACAG GGCTATAACAACTGGACCAATGGCCTTTATGGGTACTCCTGGGATATGATGGTTCACTCCCGATCCCACCAGCATGTCAAGATCACCTACAAAGATGGAAAAACAGGAGATGTCGGATACCTCAACCCTGGG GTGTTCACTCAGAGTCGGCGGTGGAAGGACCATGGGGACATGCTGAAGCAGTACGCCACCTGCCTGAGCCGCCACCTGCCTCACTACAACATCTCTGATCCAGAGATCTACTTTGACATCTGGGTGTCCATCAATGAACGCTTCCAACAACG TATCTTTGACCCCCGTGTGAACATTGTGAAGGCAGACTGGTCACCATTCCGTCCAAATCCCTGGCTCATGCCTCTGCTGGTGGACCTCTCTCCCTGGAGGACCAAGTTCCAGGAGATCGAGGGCTCGTTGGACAACCAGACAGAGATAGTCTTCATCGCAGACTTCCCAG GTCTTCTTCTAGAGAACTATGTCAGTGAGGACCTGGGCAACACCAGTGTTCAGGTACTGCAGGGCCAGCTGAATGTTGAGATAGTGGATGAGAAGAAGAACTACACGCTCCAACCTGGAGAGCAGAAGCAG cTTCCTGCTGGGGCCTACCATAAGGTGTACACAGTGTCTGAGGGGCCGTCCTGCTACATGTACATCTACGTCAACACCACAGAGGCAGCGCTACAGAGGAACTTCACTAAGCTGTTTGAACTGCAGGAGCGGGTCCGCAACGGAACAG AAACGGAACCCCTCCCTCCAGAGCTCCAGTCGCTCATCACTGGAGAAAATGAGGGGTCAGAAGCCAATGTGATGGATCCCGTTGTTCAGCTATTCCTACGGCGACAGCGGAGGATGAAAGAAGTAAAGAAGCGCAGAGAAGCCAATGTATGCGAAAGGCTGAACCGGTTTACTGTGAAAAAGTACTACATGTTGCGTCGAGC GTTCCTGATGACAGCCATTGCAATGCGTAATCTGGCGGTGGGCCTCCCTCCTCTGGAGCAGCTGACCAGGGAAGTGGCCTTCGCGAACATGAAGGAACCAGAGACTGAGGCCAGCCAGGACCTCAAGGATGAAGTCGGCCACGATGAGCTTTAG
- the LOC139552420 gene encoding sorting nexin-24-like: MHNVRIFIPSFRSEDNPIEKGYTVFKIDVLMNGRQHTVKKRYSEFHNLHKILKKSMTPPEIPSKHVRNWIPKVLEQRRHGLELYLQTIIMENEVLPKIFLDFLNIRHFPSLTKTESCGSFETESEEASKLTHQPAMLYRRDPYMLPSTHDTFSNVVIEGVIHGIFYPDLQPR; the protein is encoded by the exons ATGCATAACGTCAGGATTTTCATTCCATCGTTCCGTTCAGAGGACAATCCGATTGAGAAAGGGTACACG GTCTTTAAAATCGACGTGCTAATGAATGGCAGACAGCATACAGTGAAGAAGCGCTACAGTGAATTTCATAATCTCCATAAAATA CTGAAGAAGAGTATGACGCCTCCTGAGATTCCCTCTAAGCATGTACGGAACTGGATTCCCAAAGTTCTGGAGCAGAGAAGACATGGTCTGGAACTCTATCTACAG ACTATAATTATGGAGAATGAAGTTCTCCCAAAGATATTCCTGGATTTCCTCAACATCCGCCACTTTCCCTCACTGACAAAAACAGAAAGTTGTGG GTCATTTGAAACTGAATCTGAAGAGGCAAG tAAACTGACCCACCAACCAGCAATGCTCTACCGTAGAGACCCCTACATGCTCCCGTCCACCCACG ATACATTTTCAAATGTTGTCATAGAAGGAGTGATACATGGAATATTCTACCCAGACCTTCAACCAAGGTAG
- the LOC139552421 gene encoding protein-lysine 6-oxidase-like encodes MGVRSFVTLYACAHVCLFVCIPQTVQSQRNPPETRPGNNQAAGTLRQTIQWAHNGKVFSLLSHGSEYRPPKQRGADKEQAQERPVTIISDGEANKPSDSSRPLPSSIHTVSGAGARPRWIPPRVPRPPRGQGHQHQDAHPIGHAETKANGTTNGTQDKPSPSPRREDMMAGDDPYNPYKTSDSDNPYYNYYDVYESPRRRERPGYGTRYHQNGLPDLVPDAYYVQASAYVQRVPMYNLRCANEENCLSSSAYRARDYDTRMLLRFPQRVKNQGTADFLPSRPRYSWEWHSCHQHYHSMDEFSHYDLLDSGGRSVAEGHKASFCLEDSSCDYGYYRRFACTSHTQGLSPGCYDTYNADIDCQWIDITDVKPGNYVLKISVNPSYQVPESDYSNNIVRCEVRYTGNYAYVSGCHVSHY; translated from the exons ATGGGAGTGCGTTCATTTGTCACGCTTTATGCGTGTGCACACGTATGTTTATTTGTTTGCATACCGCAAACTGTCCAATCTCAGCGGAATCCACCAGAGACAAGGCCAGGAAATAACCAAGCCGCAGGTACATTACGGCAGACAATACAATGGGCGCACAACGGTAAAGTTTTTAGCCTTCTGAGTCACGGCTCGGAATATCGACCACCAAAGCAAAGAGGCGCCGATAAAGAGCAAGCCCAGGAGagacctgtcaccatcattagcGATGGGGAAGCCAACAAACCCTCTGATTCATCGAGACCGCTTCCCTCATCTATTCACACAGTGTCCGGCGCAGGAGCGCGCCCGCGCTGGATACCACCTCGAGTTCCAAGGCCCCCTAGGGGACAGGGGCACCAGCATCAGGATGCCCATCCAATTGGCCATGCAGAAACGAAGGCAAATGGCACGACGAATGGGACACAGGACAAACCGTCCCCATCGCCGAGAAGAGAAGACATGATGGCAGGGGATGATCCTTACAACCCATACAAGACCTCAGATTCAGATAATCCTTACTACAATTACTATGACGTGTACGAGAGTcccagacgcagagagagacctGGATATGGCACAAGGTACCATCAGAACG GTCTGCCTGATCTTGTGCCAGATGCATACTACGTTCAAGCCTCTGCATATGTCCAGAGAGTTCCTATGTACAACCTCCGATGTGCAAATGAAGAGAACTGCTTGTCAAG TTCAGCCTACAGAGCAAGAGACTATGACACCCGCATGCTTCTGAGGTTCCCACAACGTGTGAAGAACCAGGGGACGGCTGACTTCCTGCCAAGCAGACCGCGCTACTCCTGGGAATGGCACAGTTGTCACCA ACATTACCATAGCATGGATGAGTTCAGCCACTATGACCTGCTGGATTCTGGTGGGAGGAGTGTGGCTGAGGGACACAAGGCCAGCTTCTGCCTGGAGGACAGCTCCTGTGACTACGGCTACTACAGACGCTTTGCTTGCACCTCACACACCCAG GGCCTGAGTCCAGGATGTTATGATACCTATAATGCAGACATCGACTGCCAGTGGATTGATATTACAGATGTGAAACCTGGGAACTATGTCCTGAAG ATCAGTGTGAACCCCAGCTATCAGGTTCCAGAGTCTGACTACAGCAACAACATTGTGCGCTGTGAGGTCCGCTATACTGGCAACTACGCCTATGTGTCAGGATGTCATGTCTCACA CTATTAA